Within Dysosmobacter sp. Marseille-Q4140, the genomic segment CCTCCGCCGCCAGGTCCAGACCGCCGATGCCGGAGAACAGGCTCACATGGGTCAGTCGCTCCATACCTCGTCCCCTTCAAGGTCTCCCTCGTCCTGGGGCTCCTCCACATCCTCCAGGCGGACCAGGTTATGGCGGCGGATGATGGACTCCTCCAGGACGTCCTGGGCGGCATTGCTGTCCTCCGGGAGGCCCAGGCTGCGGAAGAGCTTTTTCAGCACCTTTTCATAGCCGCCGGCCTTTTTCTTCAGCCGGAGGAAGTCCTTCTCCGTTTCCGTCTCGGACAGGCGGCGGGCCAGCGAATAGTAGAGGACGATCAGGTGGTGGATGTCGCCCACCAGCATACGGAAGCCATAGCCGGGGATGATGTACTCATCCTTATACTTCTTGGGCTTCGGCTCCTCCACGGGCACCGGGGTGGCCTCCGCCAGCTCCTTTGCCATAAGGTCCTTTAGGTCTTTGGGGTCGCCGAATACCAGGTAGCGGCCGGGGATGCCCCAGCCCTGGAATTTCTCCTCGGCGATCTCGCCGTAGCGCTTCGCCGCGTCCAGCACATGGAACACGTCCTCCTCGTCCTTGATCCGGCCCGCCAGGAAGGCGAGCTGGTGGAGAAGGCCGTATAGGTGGACCTCATCGTTGATGTGGTTGAGATAGGTCTTGCCGTCGATAATGTAAATCTTGTTTTTCATATTCACGCCTCGCTTTCACAAAAATCAAATTCCATGCTCATCTGCCCGCCGCAGAGCATCATCCGCAGGAGGTCCTTCCCCTGGGGCGTGATAAGGGTCTGCTGGCGGAAATGCCCGTACTTCCAGAAGTCCTTCACCTGGAACAGCCCCTTATTGGAGGGCTTGGCGTAGGGCAGAAGGTATCCGGCCGGGCAGCGGTAGAGGAAGCCCTCCTCCATCAGGAAGCGGCAGAAGTCGCGCTCGCCCACGCCCAGCTCCTTGGCTGTGGCCCGGATATTGGTGCAGTTGCCGGGGCGCACAAAGGCGTCGTAAAAATCCGCTTTCGGCCGCAGCCGTTCCACCTCCCCGGTAAGGCGGCGGTTCTTCTCATGCTCCGCCAGGAGCTGGTCCGCAAAGGAGAGAAGGATCTCCGGGTGCCTGGCCGCCTCCTCCAGCAGGGAGGGCGTCATGTAGCCCCCGGTCCTGCGGATCGTGGGAAGCACCTCATCGAACACCCATTTCTCAAACCGCTCCGCGCCGGGCAGCCGGCTATGAACGATCAGGCGGTAGACGTCGCCCTCCGGGAGGAAGGTCATTGTCTGGTCACCGCTTGCGGTGGGGATGGAACGTTTCGTTCCACCCCTCGCATGGTCACGGACAGCCTTTCGGGGATTGCTGTACCCCAGGGCCTTTGCCACATCCGAACCGCAGAACAGGTATTTCCCGTCCTCCTCGATCACGCGGATACTGCCAAATTCACTGTTTCTGAATATCTCCATGTTCATATTCACGCCTCCGTTTCCGCCGCGTGCTCCACCTCGCTGGGCTTGGTGGTAAGCAGCTTATAAAGCTCCGTGTCCTTTGGGAAGTCGTCCGCAAAGGGCAGGATCACATTGTTGAAGAACAGCAGCCCATGGCCCGGCTCGGAATTGGTCACATAGGCAAGCTGTTCCGCCGAAATGCCCAGCCGCTCCGCCAAAATCTTGCGGTCGCCGGCGGCCTGGTTGAGCATATAGATGAAATCGCTGTTTTCCAGGATGTTCTCGATCTCCGGGGAGGAGAGCAGGTCCTTGGGGTTCTGGGTCGCCCCGGTGGGCACCCCGCCCCATTTTCTAAACCGTTTCCAGATCTCCGCCGAATAGGCCGCCGTCTGCTCCTCCTTCAGCAGGAGGTGGAACTCGTCCACGAAATACCAGGTGGAGCGCCCAATGGCCCGGTTGATGGTGACGGTGTTCCACACCGCATCCTGGACAATGAGCATCCCCGGCTTTTTCAGGTTTTTGCCCAGACCCTTGATGTCAAAGCAGACCAGCCGGTTGCGGATGTCCACGGTAGTGCGGTGATTAAAGAAGTTCAGCGAACCGTTCACATACAGGTCCAGCGCCTGGGCCACCCGGTCGGCCTCCGGGATGCCCTGCGCCAGCAGCGCCTCCATCAGGTCGCCCAGGATGGGCATATTCTCCGGCCGGGGGTCTGCGAAGTAGGGCTGGTAGATCTTCTGCACCGCCCGGTCGATGACCGTTTTCTCGATGGCCTCCAGCCCCGTCTTGCTCCCCATGATGAGCTCGCAGAAGGACAGGACAAAATCACTTTTCAGCGCCAGGGGGTTCTCCTCATCCGAATAATTCAGGTTGATGTCCAGGGGGTTCACATAGTCGGTGCTGGACGGGGACAGCCGGATCACCTGCCCGCCCAGTCGGCGCACCAGGGGCGAATACTCGTCCTCCGGGTCGCAGATGATGACATTATCTTTTGTGGTCAGGATGATGAAAGTGATCTCCCGCTTGCAGCTCATGGACTTGCCGCTGCCCGGCGTGCCGAACACCAGCCCGTTGGGGCTTCTGGACTGTTTGCGGTCCAGAAGGATCATGTTGTTACTCAAAGCGTTGAGGCCGTAGTACATGGCGTCCCCGCCCATAAACAGCTCCTGGGTGACGAAGGGGACGAACACCGCCAGCGCCGAAGTGGTGAGGCTCCGCTCGATTTTGATACGGTTGAGCCCCAGGGGAAGGCTGCTCATCAGTCCGTCCTCCTGCTGGAAGTCCAGCCGGGTGAGGAGGCAGTTGTAGGTCTGCGCCACGCTGGCCGCCTGGGACACGGCAATCTCCAGCTTCTGCTTGGTCTCCGCCATGTGCATGACCAGGAAGGTCAGATTGAACATTCGCTCATTCCTGCTTTGCAGGTCCTGGAGGATGGTCTTTGCCGCGCCGCCGTAGGTGGCAAGGTCGCTGGGGAGGATGTCCATGTCGTAGCCGCTGCGTACCGCCCGCTTCTGCTCCGCGATCTTCATGGCGTCCAAATCCGTGATCTTGCGCTTGACCATCTTGATGGCCTCGTTCTGGTTGATGCCCCGGATGTGCATAGTTACCAGGATGTTGCCCTCGGTCTCCATAAACTCCGCCAAAATGCGGTCGTGGATCTCCGGGGCGGTGATCTGCAAAAAGCTCACCGCCCCGTACATCTCGCCAATGCGGAAGGTGCGGGTCTCCCCGAAGTGGAAGGAGGACGGGGCGATGAAGTCCTTGACCGAAAGGCCGCTGGGCACCAGCCAGTCCCAATCGAAGGCAAACTTGCCTCCCTCCGGGTGGAGGATGCCGTGAAGCAGCTCCAGCCGCTCTTTCCCGTCCAGCACATGGGCGGCGGCGCCCATGACCTTGAAGCGGTTGAGGGTGTCGGTCTCGATGCGGGCGAAGCGCGCCCGCGCCGCCGCCAGGTTTTCCGCCTCGATGGTCAGGGTCACATACTTGGTTTTCACATAGCCGTTGCTGCCCCGCTCATACTGGAAGCGGAGTATCCCGGCCGCGTCCTCCCGGACAGGGTCCAGGTCGTCCCCCTGGGGGCGGATGCCGAACAGGTCCTCCTCCGGCCCATGCTCCACATACCGGCTGCTGAGCGACACCTGCACCCCAATGGTGGGGTCGTAGCCATTGTAGAAATCGCAGAGGTGTTCAAAAATATCCCGCTGATCCTCCGGCGAAGCCAGACGGTAGTTGACGTCCTCGAAGGCGATGGTCTTGGAGAAGGCCCCGCCCTCCAGCCGGCACAGGCCGTCCGGGAACATATTGCGGAAGGGGATGCTCTCCTGCACTGTATGGGCTTTCCCGTCCCCCTTGGCTTGGCGGACCACCGCCTCGATCTGCTTACGCTCGGCGCGGGTCAGCTTGCGCCTTGCCCCTGCCGGTTTTGCGGGTCTTGCCGTTTTTGCCTGCAATCGCTCTCACCTCCTGTTCCAATTCGTACTGCCGCACCAGGGCGGAGTACAGGTTGTTGGTCTGGTAGATCCGCGTCTTTGGGCGGATAAATTTGTTTTCAATGAGATGTCCCAGGAACACCTCCAGGGGCTGCCCGTTCTTCTCGTACATGGCGAACAGGAAGAAGGGAAGCATCACCAGGATCATGCACAGGGCCGCCGTGGTGGTGCCAAGTGCCCCCTTGGTCAAAAAGAAAAGCGGCACGCCGATAATTGCCGCCGCTCCGAAAC encodes:
- a CDS encoding phage antirepressor KilAC domain-containing protein, whose protein sequence is MNMEIFRNSEFGSIRVIEEDGKYLFCGSDVAKALGYSNPRKAVRDHARGGTKRSIPTASGDQTMTFLPEGDVYRLIVHSRLPGAERFEKWVFDEVLPTIRRTGGYMTPSLLEEAARHPEILLSFADQLLAEHEKNRRLTGEVERLRPKADFYDAFVRPGNCTNIRATAKELGVGERDFCRFLMEEGFLYRCPAGYLLPYAKPSNKGLFQVKDFWKYGHFRQQTLITPQGKDLLRMMLCGGQMSMEFDFCESEA
- a CDS encoding PrgI family protein gives rise to the protein MQAKTARPAKPAGARRKLTRAERKQIEAVVRQAKGDGKAHTVQESIPFRNMFPDGLCRLEGGAFSKTIAFEDVNYRLASPEDQRDIFEHLCDFYNGYDPTIGVQVSLSSRYVEHGPEEDLFGIRPQGDDLDPVREDAAGILRFQYERGSNGYVKTKYVTLTIEAENLAAARARFARIETDTLNRFKVMGAAAHVLDGKERLELLHGILHPEGGKFAFDWDWLVPSGLSVKDFIAPSSFHFGETRTFRIGEMYGAVSFLQITAPEIHDRILAEFMETEGNILVTMHIRGINQNEAIKMVKRKITDLDAMKIAEQKRAVRSGYDMDILPSDLATYGGAAKTILQDLQSRNERMFNLTFLVMHMAETKQKLEIAVSQAASVAQTYNCLLTRLDFQQEDGLMSSLPLGLNRIKIERSLTTSALAVFVPFVTQELFMGGDAMYYGLNALSNNMILLDRKQSRSPNGLVFGTPGSGKSMSCKREITFIILTTKDNVIICDPEDEYSPLVRRLGGQVIRLSPSSTDYVNPLDINLNYSDEENPLALKSDFVLSFCELIMGSKTGLEAIEKTVIDRAVQKIYQPYFADPRPENMPILGDLMEALLAQGIPEADRVAQALDLYVNGSLNFFNHRTTVDIRNRLVCFDIKGLGKNLKKPGMLIVQDAVWNTVTINRAIGRSTWYFVDEFHLLLKEEQTAAYSAEIWKRFRKWGGVPTGATQNPKDLLSSPEIENILENSDFIYMLNQAAGDRKILAERLGISAEQLAYVTNSEPGHGLLFFNNVILPFADDFPKDTELYKLLTTKPSEVEHAAETEA
- a CDS encoding PrgI family protein, with protein sequence MAYVTIPKDLSKVQSKVLFGLTKRQVICFGAAAIIGVPLFFLTKGALGTTTAALCMILVMLPFFLFAMYEKNGQPLEVFLGHLIENKFIRPKTRIYQTNNLYSALVRQYELEQEVRAIAGKNGKTRKTGRGKAQADPRRA